Proteins encoded together in one Thermococcus sp. EP1 window:
- a CDS encoding DNA-binding protein produces MGEDIEEIRKKKLLELQKRLAEQRKAEEEQIRQEMELEAQLQAIMKQILTPEARERLGRVKLVRPELARQVELILVQLYQAGQINERITDEKLKRILAQIDARTRKEFRIKW; encoded by the coding sequence ATGGGTGAAGATATAGAGGAGATTAGGAAGAAAAAGCTTTTAGAGCTTCAAAAAAGACTTGCCGAGCAAAGGAAGGCTGAGGAGGAGCAAATAAGGCAAGAAATGGAGTTAGAGGCCCAATTACAGGCAATAATGAAGCAGATTTTAACTCCTGAAGCGAGAGAAAGATTGGGAAGAGTGAAGTTGGTTAGACCAGAACTTGCGAGACAGGTAGAGTTAATACTAGTCCAGCTTTATCAGGCTGGTCAGATAAATGAGAGAATCACAGATGAAAAACTTAAAAGGATCTTGGCTCAAATTGATGCCAGAACGAGGAAAGAATTTAGAATTAAGTGGTGA
- a CDS encoding 30S ribosomal protein S19e, whose product MATVYDVPGDLLVERVAQKLKEIPEIKPPEWALFVKTGRHKERIPEQDDWWYYRVASVLRKVYVDGPVGIERLRTWYGGRKNRGHAPEHFYKGSGSIVRKALQQLEAAGFITKIPGEGRVVTPKGRSFLDKAATELKKELEEIIPELKKY is encoded by the coding sequence ATGGCGACAGTTTATGATGTTCCTGGTGATTTACTCGTTGAGAGGGTAGCTCAGAAGTTAAAAGAAATACCTGAAATAAAACCACCTGAATGGGCATTATTCGTTAAGACTGGTAGACACAAGGAGAGGATACCAGAACAAGACGATTGGTGGTATTACAGAGTAGCCTCAGTTTTGAGAAAAGTTTATGTGGATGGACCAGTGGGCATTGAAAGATTAAGGACATGGTATGGTGGAAGAAAGAACAGAGGCCATGCACCAGAACACTTTTACAAAGGAAGTGGAAGTATCGTTAGAAAGGCACTTCAACAGCTCGAGGCTGCTGGATTCATCACAAAGATCCCTGGAGAGGGCAGAGTAGTCACACCAAAGGGAAGAAGTTTCCTTGATAAGGCTGCCACAGAGCTTAAGAAGGAACTTGAAGAAATAATACCTGAACTTAAGAAGTACTGA
- a CDS encoding YhbY family RNA-binding protein has translation MEKRLPGKVRRAIRAKYYDIEPKAWVGKKGLDESVINEINVQLKKEGILKVEIKKGALISTEMDRRGIAEKVAELTDSELIDVRGKRFILFRPREGWEKYLKKLKLKEVSKERREEKPVKKIKLDIAQFRKKFKKGRE, from the coding sequence ATGGAGAAACGCTTACCCGGAAAGGTGAGAAGAGCCATACGGGCCAAATATTATGATATTGAACCAAAAGCATGGGTTGGAAAAAAAGGTCTAGATGAAAGTGTAATCAATGAGATTAACGTTCAACTAAAAAAAGAGGGTATATTAAAGGTAGAAATAAAGAAAGGCGCACTCATTTCTACAGAAATGGATAGGAGAGGTATAGCTGAAAAGGTTGCGGAGCTTACAGATAGTGAGCTCATCGACGTTAGGGGCAAAAGGTTTATATTGTTTCGTCCCAGAGAGGGATGGGAAAAGTATTTAAAGAAGCTTAAGCTTAAGGAAGTCTCGAAGGAGAGACGGGAAGAAAAACCCGTTAAGAAGATCAAACTCGATATCGCTCAATTTAGGAAGAAGTTCAAAAAAGGGAGGGAATGA